In one Silene latifolia isolate original U9 population chromosome 10, ASM4854445v1, whole genome shotgun sequence genomic region, the following are encoded:
- the LOC141607118 gene encoding RNA polymerase II C-terminal domain phosphatase-like 4, with protein MKEILAALSNGEDEACLHLAFLKNNRCAVCKKSVDYNIPATFLFRYISPDLYLTVDAIRRLRDLDLDKLLLRKKLRLVLDLDNTLVHGGFSVKLRPGVLDFLKKATELFDLTMYTMSKDNYAKEIAKILESGLFRFSRVIAQAEFTKKGTKSLEFVLSHQQVTLIVDDLADNWATADQRNVIKIKRYEFFKDDGEAPPSNYHDDDQDLDRVWSILKNVHTRFFDQNNQNNVARRDVRQLLRIN; from the exons ATGAAAGAAATATTAGCAGCCCTAAGTAATGGCGAGGATGAAGCATGTCTACATCTGGCTTTCCTCAAGAACAATCGATGCGCCGTTTGCAAGAAGTCCGTCGACTATAACATTCCCGCCACTTTTCTCTTTCGCTACATCTCTCCCGACTTATACCTCACTGTCGACGCTATTCGGCGTCTCCGTGACCTTGATCTTGATAAACTCTTGCTCCGTAAGAAGCTTCGTCTTGTTCTTGATCTTGATAATACTCTAGTTCACG GGGGGTTTTCCGTCAAGTTAAGGCCCGGTGTTCTTGATTTCCTCAAAAAGGCTACCGAATTGTTCGATTTAACAATGTACACAATGTCGAAGGACAATTACGCTAAGGAGATTGCGAAAATACTTGAATCCGGCCTGTTTCGCTTTTCAAGGGTCATCGCTCAGGCCGAATTTACCAAGAAAGGTACAAAATCTCTCGAGTTCGTCTTATCCCATCAACAAGTTACGTTAATTGTTGACGATTTAGCGGATAATTGGGCGACTGCAGATCAACGCAACGTCATCAAAATTAAACGCTATGAGTTCTTCAAAGATGACGGGGAAGCCCCTCCTTCGAATTATCACGACGATGATCAAGACCTAGATAGGGTTTGGAGTATTTTGAAAAATGTTCATACGAGGTTTTTTGATCAAAATAACCAAAATAACGTTGCCCGTAGAGATGTTAGACAACTACTTCGAATAAATTAA
- the LOC141605175 gene encoding NADH dehydrogenase [ubiquinone] 1 alpha subcomplex subunit 2, with protein MAWRGQLGKNLKELRILFCQTSPASAEARGFVEKNYKELKTLNPKLPILIREARGVEPQLWARYDYGVERGVRLDGMNGGQISKALEDLVVAGEALKA; from the exons ATGGCGTGGAGAGGTCAATTGGGGAAGAACTTGAAGGAGCTTCGAATCCTTTTTTGTCAAACATCCCCTGCAAGTGCTGAAGCTAG GGGATTTGTGGAGAAGAATTACAAAGAGTTGAAAACACTGAACCCTAAATTGCCTATCTTGATTCGTGAAGCTCGCGGAGTTGAGCCTCAGCTTTGGGCTAGATATG ACTATGGTGTTGAGAGAGGTGTACGCTTAGATGGCATGAACGGGGGTCAGATATCTAAGGCACTTGAGGATCTTGTAGTAGCTGGGGAAGCTCTTAAAGCATGA
- the LOC141605176 gene encoding fasciclin-like arabinogalactan protein 10 translates to MSPPKPLLLLLILTIATTLSSAHNITQILDSDPNLSQFNNYLTRTKLADEINSRQTITVLAIPNSAISPLSNLSLAAVKNTLSLHVVLDYYDAKKLHDIQDGTVITTTLYQTTGQAESSVGELNITDAKGGAVKFGSAKDGAKLDSTYVKQIKQIPFSLSVIEITAPILVPELLTATDDVNVTGVLTKAGCKTFAALLSKSGVLKRYEDQLKSGITVFAPNDEAFKAKGVPDLDKLSSADIVSLLQFHALSSYAPIGTLKTTKGSLQTLAPAGKFGLTASTAGDAVTLHTGVDSSRIATTLVDASPVVFYSVDSVLLPVALFGMSPTPAPAPAPESDAPSPSPEADTPSPSKAPAASPPAPPSDSSPAGEPSADSPEKAADEHSKKNDARGSAALLNGVVLSVAFGVVSLMF, encoded by the coding sequence ATGTCTCCTCCCAAAcctctccttctcctcctcatccTAACCATAGCAACAACACTATCCTCCGCACACAACATTACCCAAATCCTAGACTCGGACCCGAACCTATCCCAATTCAACAATTACCTAACCCGAACTAAACTCGCCGACGAAATCAACTCCCGTCAAACCATAACCGTCCTCGCTATCCCAAACTCCGCCATTTCCCCTCTCTCCAACCTCTCCCTCGCCGCCGTCAAAAATACACTCTCCCTCCACGTCGTCCTCGACTACTACGACGCTAAAAAACTGCACGATATCCAAGACGGAACCGTTATAACCACCACTCTTTACCAAACCACTGGTCAAGCTGAATCTTCCGTCGGTGAGCTTAATATCACCGACGCGAAAGGCGGAGCCGTTAAATTCGGCTCCGCTAAAGACGGTGCAAAGCTTGATTCCACTTATGTTAAGCAAATTAAACAAATTCCGTTTTCACTGTCTGTTATTGAAATTACCGCTCCGATTCTTGTGCCGGAGTTGTTGACCGCAACTGATGACGTCAATGTGACTGGAGTGTTGACCAAGGCAGGGTGTAAGACTTTTGCAGCGTTGCTTTCTAAAAGTGGAGTGTTGAAGAGGTATGAAGATCAGTTGAAGAGTGGAATTACCGTTTTCGCCCCGAACGATGAGGCGTTCAAGGCGAAAGGTGTGCCGGATCTTGATAAGCTAAGTAGTGCGGATATTGTGTCGTTGTTGCAGTTCCACGCGCTTAGCTCGTACGCGCCGATCGGTACATTGAAGACGACGAAAGGAAGTTTGCAGACACTTGCGCCTGCAGGAAAGTTTGGACTCACCGCGTCGACAGCTGGTGACGCGGTGACGCTTCATACTGGCGTCGATAGCTCGCGTATTGCGACAACACTTGTTGATGCGTCGCCGGTTGTGTTTTACAGTGTTGATAGTGTATTGTTGCCGGTTGCATTGTTCGGAATGTCGCCGACGCCAGCTCCTGCTCCGGCGCCGGAGAGTGACGCGCCGTCACCGTCACCGGAGGCGGATACACCTTCTCCATCAAAGGCGCCGGCAGCTTCGCCGCCTGCGCCGCCGTCTGATAGTTCTCCAGCTGGTGAGCCGTCGGCGGATTCGCCGGAGAAGGCGGCGGATGAGCACTCGAAGAAAAATGATGCCAGAGGAAGTGCGGCGTTGTTGAATGGTGTGGTTTTGTCAGTGGCATTTGGTGTGGTTTCTTTGATGTTTTAG